Proteins from one Coregonus clupeaformis isolate EN_2021a chromosome 25, ASM2061545v1, whole genome shotgun sequence genomic window:
- the LOC121538811 gene encoding protein FAM161B-like, giving the protein MQQGNAVWQLEVLWSRGSAEFMRKHRMRSQAMKKTVAVRAKVMEPHCSLKEVYHENLKQHRESDQQRTREYKKELQDMKARVTVRPYLFEQVSQKNAKADAERLYRDKLREAGLNEQFVKTKGEEFETTPIFKSDDDDDCDDRSVESDMEKRNGNIDVWETIEEVEEESVKTRVEKNV; this is encoded by the exons ATGCAGCAAGGAAACGCTGTATGGCAATTAG AAGTTCTGTGGAGCAGAGGGAGTGCAGAGTTTATGAGGAAACACAGGATGAGGTCTCAGGCCATGAAGAAGACAGTGGCTGTCCGTGCCAAGGTCATGGAACCTCACtgcagcctgaaagaggtgtacCATGAGAATCTGAAACAGCACCG GGAGTCCGACCAACAAAGGACTAGAGAGTATAAGAAGGAGCTACAGGATATGAAGGCCAGAGTCACTGTCCGTCCTTACCTGTTTGAACAGGTGTCACAG AAAAACGCCAAGGCTGACGCAGAGCGACTATACAGAGACAAGCTGAGGGAAGCTGGTTTGAATGAGCAGTTTGTCAAAACAAAGGGAGAAGAGTTTGAAACGACACCGATCTTCAAATCTGATGACGATGACGATTGTGATGACCGAAGTGTTGAGAGTGACATGGAGAAAAG GAATGGAAACATAGACGTCTGGGAGACAATtgaagaggtagaggaagagagcgTGAAAACCAGAGTGGAAAAAAATGTATGA